The proteins below are encoded in one region of Coffea arabica cultivar ET-39 chromosome 4c, Coffea Arabica ET-39 HiFi, whole genome shotgun sequence:
- the LOC113700724 gene encoding uncharacterized protein, producing MVFDSIWHPQIPLKISFFMLRLLLQRLPLPDRLRKLGLHLPSKCLCCDSASEESIEHLFSKGHIASTVWNYFGASCGLTFPGSSIRSCIVGWWLHSYDSEIQRLIGRILPTIVCWQIWKARNKALFEDVHMRSPAICLAISLEIQTIVEIHFKQVFKAHSFYHLYDWPYSSHTYVTYKLVRWEPKETGRFTLNTDGCSKGNPGLGGGGGVLRDSHGIPLIGFSAYLGETTCLSAEARALLIGIQTCIHRGFENLYIQSDSLVLIGILQKRIHCPWKIRREIRQIWQFVEDPDRFAHCYREANTVADALSNVGVSHPEHQLKLYDSFHLFPTMARGAIRLDRLGMPSIRKIKRMKG from the coding sequence ATGGTTTTTGATAGCATTTGGCATCCTCAGATTCCACTCAAAATTTCATTCTTCATGTTAAGATTGTTGCTGCAGAGGCTGCCTTTACCGGATAGGTTACGTAAACTTGGTTTACATTTACCATCAAAGTGTTTATGCTGCGATTCCGCATCTGAGGAGTCAATTGAACATTTATTTTCCAAAGGCCATATAGCTTCAacagtttggaattattttggagcttcatgtggatTGACTTTTCCAGGCTCTTCTATACGCTCCTGTATAGTGGGTTGGTGGTTGCACTCATATGATTCAGAGATACAGCGACTCATTGGACGCATTCTTCCCACTATAGTATGTTggcaaatttggaaagcaagaaataaagcatTATTTGAGGATGTCCATATGAGATCTCCCGCCATTTGTCTTGCCATTTCCTTGGAAATCCAGACCATTGTGGAAATTCATTTCAAACAAGTTTTCAAGGCTCATTCATTCTACCATTTGTATGATTGGCCGTATTCATCTCACACTTATGTCACGTACAAACTTGTTCGTTGGGAACCAAAGGAAACTGGTCGGTTTACTCTAAATACCGATGGCTGTTCTAAGGGTAATCCAGGACTGGGTGGAGGAGGTGGGGTTCTTCGAGATTCACATGGTATTCCTTTGATTGGTTTTTCGGCATATCTTGGAGAAACTACATGTCTAAGTGCAGAGGCCCGGGCTCTTCTTATTGGCATTCAAACATGCATACATAGGGGTTTTGAGAATCTCTATATTCAATCGGATTCTTTGGTATTAATTGGAATTCTTCAGAAACGTATTCACTGCCCTTGGAAGATTCGACGAGAGATTAGGCAGATTTGGCAATTCGTGGAAGATCCTGATCGTTTTGCACATTGTTATAGAGAAGCTAACACAGTCGCTGATGCATTGTCCAATGTGGGCGTCTCTCATCCAGAGCATCAACTCAAGTTATACGACTCCTTCCACTTGTTTCCAACTATGGCCCGTGGAGCAATTCGCCTTGACAGATTAGGGATGCCTTCAATTCGGAAAATTAAGCGTATGAAGGGCTGA